From Deltaproteobacteria bacterium:
GTAGTCTTGTCGGCGGCATGGAAGGAGGTGAAGGAGTCGGCTGAAGCATCATGTGGCTTTCCCATCTTATTCCCCTTTAATCTTTCAACAATGATTTATCTCTGGGGACCGACAATGGTAATCCAACGGGGATCATAATCCGGCGGTTCAGATAAAGTTTCCGAGGGCAGTAGGGTAAAGTGCTCCAGGCGTGACTGGCCGTGACCGCAGCGTGGGTGCTGCACCCAAACCGGTAGCTGATAATATCCTTCCGGATCCTGACATAAAAAACGACCTTGACCACTGGGCATTTTCAGGGAGATTTCATTGACCAGATGGCTGGATTCCCCCAAGGAAAGTCCACCGTAACGTATAATTTCCCGGCGGCGTTGCGGTTCCAAGGCTGCTCTTACACGGTCAGTCAGAGTTTGACAGGCCTGGCCATCTCGTAGCCAGAGCCAGAATTGCAGGTCCAGAAGGATGTCTTGATAATCTGGCCTACGCTCCGTCAACGGGTCAGCGTCTTTTTTGGACTGCGGCACTCGGCGAAGTTTACGAAAAATCCGGCATTTTTCCGGCTCTTGGGACAGAGCCAAGGCCAACTCCACCCCGGCATACTGCTCTTTGTCCGGCCAGTCCACACCCACCAGCGACAGAAGCATGCCGAAAACCGTGGCCGGCGGAGGCAAGGCATAGGTCTCCTGGTATTCCCGAGCCCAACGGGGACGGAAGGAGCAAATGGGAACGTCCACATAGAGGCATACGCTATCCATGACTTTTACCCTTGAGATTGGGGAACTGCCAGGTCGTCATCCTGGACCATTCCCATG
This genomic window contains:
- the cas5 gene encoding type I-MYXAN CRISPR-associated protein Cas5/Cmx5/DevS, with the protein product MDSVCLYVDVPICSFRPRWAREYQETYALPPPATVFGMLLSLVGVDWPDKEQYAGVELALALSQEPEKCRIFRKLRRVPQSKKDADPLTERRPDYQDILLDLQFWLWLRDGQACQTLTDRVRAALEPQRRREIIRYGGLSLGESSHLVNEISLKMPSGQGRFLCQDPEGYYQLPVWVQHPRCGHGQSRLEHFTLLPSETLSEPPDYDPRWITIVGPQR